Proteins encoded together in one Bacteroides zoogleoformans window:
- a CDS encoding M13 family metallopeptidase has translation MRKKHLLPFAAFCLMAASCSTGKQQTELTAGIQLANLDTMALPGTDFYQYACGGWVKNNPIPAEYSQYGSFTILAENNRKQIQGLIEELASAPHEAGSVAQKIGDLYKIVMDSVKLNQDGVVPIKTELDRLGSLKDTKQVYALLGELQRKGIVAYNILYVGADEMNSSMNAAQTYQAGLSMGEREYYLENDAATARIREAFRLHVQKMFLLAGFDEAVAKQGMEVVMEVETRLAKAYRSRTELRDPHANYNKMSMEELKKNYPTFDWDAYLSALGLKNVKEIIIGQPASLKAAADILNTLPVTRQGLYLQWKLIDAAASHLNDALAEQNFDFYERTMSGTQEMQPRWKRAVSTVSAALGEAVGQMYVEKYFPAAAKERMVALVKNLQESLGERIKNLQWMSDSTKVKALEKLATFHVKIGYPDKWKDYSTLEIKNDSYWANMERASEWEHAEMIAKMGKPVDRDEWGMTPQTVNAYYNPTTNEICFPAGILQYPFFDMNADDAFNYGAIGVVIGHEMTHGFDDQGRQYDKDGNLKDWWTAEDSKRFDERTQTMVNFFDSIEVAPGVHANGRMTLGENIADHGGLQVSYQAFKKATATAPLAVKDGFTPEQRFFLAYSSVWANNIRPEEVLNRTKSDVHSLGKWRVNGALPHIGAWYEAFNVTEKDPMFLPVETRVSIW, from the coding sequence ATGAGGAAAAAACATTTACTACCCTTTGCGGCATTCTGCCTGATGGCGGCATCCTGCAGTACAGGCAAGCAACAGACCGAGCTTACAGCCGGTATTCAGCTTGCCAATCTTGACACAATGGCTCTGCCCGGTACCGATTTTTATCAATACGCCTGCGGCGGCTGGGTAAAAAACAATCCGATTCCGGCGGAATACTCTCAGTATGGTTCTTTTACCATTCTTGCGGAAAACAACCGCAAGCAGATACAAGGGCTTATCGAGGAGTTGGCGTCCGCTCCGCACGAAGCGGGCAGTGTGGCGCAGAAAATCGGTGATTTGTATAAGATTGTGATGGATAGCGTGAAGCTGAATCAAGACGGTGTGGTCCCCATTAAGACCGAACTCGACAGACTGGGCTCCTTGAAGGACACGAAACAAGTGTATGCGCTTTTGGGCGAACTGCAACGAAAAGGCATCGTGGCCTACAATATCCTCTATGTGGGTGCCGACGAGATGAACAGCAGCATGAATGCAGCCCAGACCTATCAGGCCGGTTTGAGCATGGGCGAGCGCGAATACTATCTGGAGAATGACGCTGCCACTGCGCGAATTCGTGAAGCATTCCGCTTGCATGTGCAGAAGATGTTCCTGCTGGCAGGCTTTGATGAGGCGGTGGCCAAGCAGGGAATGGAAGTGGTGATGGAGGTGGAAACACGCCTTGCCAAAGCCTACCGCTCGCGCACGGAGCTGCGCGATCCGCATGCCAATTACAACAAGATGTCCATGGAAGAGCTGAAGAAGAATTACCCTACTTTTGATTGGGACGCCTATTTGTCTGCCTTAGGACTGAAAAATGTGAAAGAAATCATCATCGGCCAGCCTGCTTCGTTGAAGGCTGCTGCCGACATCCTGAATACGCTTCCTGTGACACGGCAAGGCCTTTACTTGCAGTGGAAATTGATTGACGCTGCGGCAAGTCATCTGAACGATGCCCTGGCCGAACAGAATTTCGATTTCTACGAGCGCACCATGAGCGGCACACAAGAGATGCAACCCCGTTGGAAGAGAGCGGTAAGCACCGTTAGCGCGGCTTTAGGCGAAGCCGTGGGGCAGATGTACGTTGAGAAGTACTTTCCGGCTGCTGCCAAAGAACGTATGGTGGCTTTAGTGAAAAACTTGCAGGAGAGCTTGGGCGAACGCATAAAGAACCTGCAATGGATGAGTGACTCCACGAAAGTTAAAGCGCTGGAGAAATTAGCCACTTTCCATGTGAAAATCGGGTATCCGGACAAATGGAAAGACTATTCCACTTTGGAAATCAAGAACGATTCTTATTGGGCAAACATGGAGCGTGCCAGCGAGTGGGAACACGCTGAAATGATAGCCAAAATGGGTAAACCGGTAGACAGGGATGAATGGGGCATGACACCGCAAACCGTCAATGCCTATTACAATCCCACCACGAACGAAATCTGTTTCCCGGCAGGTATCTTGCAATACCCCTTCTTCGACATGAATGCGGACGATGCCTTCAATTACGGTGCCATTGGTGTGGTGATAGGTCATGAGATGACTCACGGATTCGATGACCAAGGACGCCAGTACGACAAGGACGGTAACTTGAAAGACTGGTGGACGGCTGAAGACTCCAAGCGTTTCGACGAGCGCACTCAAACGATGGTGAACTTCTTCGACAGTATCGAGGTGGCTCCGGGGGTACATGCCAACGGACGCATGACCTTGGGCGAGAACATTGCCGACCACGGCGGATTGCAGGTCTCTTATCAGGCATTCAAGAAAGCCACAGCTACCGCTCCGCTCGCTGTGAAAGACGGCTTTACGCCCGAACAACGCTTCTTCCTCGCATACTCCAGTGTGTGGGCCAACAATATCCGTCCCGAAGAGGTGCTGAACCGTACTAAAAGTGATGTCCATTCGCTTGGCAAGTGGCGTGTGAACGGTGCGTTGCCACATATCGGCGCATGGTACGAGGCATTCAATGTCACGGAGAAAGATCCGATGTTCCTACCGGTAGAAACGCGCGTTTCTATTTGGTAA
- the purH gene encoding bifunctional phosphoribosylaminoimidazolecarboxamide formyltransferase/IMP cyclohydrolase: protein MSETKRIKTALVSVYHKEGLDEIITKLHEEGVEFLSTGGTRQFIESLGYPCKAVEDLTSYPSILGGRVKTLHPKVFGGILCRRGLEQDMQQIGKYDIPEIDLVIVDLYPFEATVAGGADEPAIIEKIDIGGISLIRAAAKNYSDVVIVASQVQYQPFRDMLMEHGAVTSLEERRWFAKEAFAVSSHYDSAIFNYFDAEEGSAFRQSANNQKMLRYGENPHQKGYFYGNLDAMFDQIHGKEISYNNLLDINAAVDLIDEFDDVTFAILKHNNACGLASRPTVLEAWKDALAGDPVSAFGGVLITNAVIDKAVAEEINKIFFEVIIAPDYDVDALEILGQKKNRIILVRKQTALPKKQFRSLLNGVLVQDRDLKVETHDDLKTVTAKTPTAQETEDMLFANKIVKNSKSNAIVLAKGKQLLASGVGQTSRVDALKQAIEKAKTFGFDLHGAVMASDAFFPFPDCVEIAGNEGVTAVIQPGGSIKDELSFEYCNEHGIAMVITGFRHFKH from the coding sequence ATGTCTGAAACAAAAAGAATCAAAACAGCTTTGGTATCCGTTTACCATAAGGAAGGTTTGGACGAAATCATCACCAAACTACACGAAGAAGGGGTCGAATTTCTTTCGACCGGAGGCACCCGACAATTTATAGAGTCCTTGGGCTATCCCTGTAAAGCTGTGGAGGATCTCACTTCTTATCCTTCCATCTTGGGCGGACGCGTAAAGACGTTGCATCCGAAGGTCTTCGGCGGTATCCTTTGCCGTCGCGGATTGGAGCAGGATATGCAGCAAATCGGTAAATATGATATTCCCGAAATAGACCTTGTCATCGTCGACCTTTATCCGTTCGAGGCTACTGTTGCCGGCGGTGCCGATGAACCGGCCATTATCGAGAAGATAGACATAGGCGGTATCTCTTTGATTCGTGCTGCAGCCAAGAATTATAGCGACGTGGTTATCGTTGCTTCGCAGGTTCAGTATCAGCCGTTCCGCGATATGTTGATGGAACACGGCGCCGTTACTTCGCTCGAAGAACGCCGTTGGTTTGCCAAAGAAGCCTTTGCCGTTTCTTCCCACTACGACTCGGCCATCTTCAACTACTTTGATGCCGAGGAAGGCTCGGCGTTCCGCCAATCGGCCAATAATCAGAAAATGTTGCGCTATGGTGAGAATCCGCATCAAAAGGGGTATTTCTACGGAAACCTCGATGCCATGTTCGACCAGATTCATGGAAAAGAAATCTCGTACAACAACCTGCTTGACATCAATGCGGCCGTCGACTTGATAGACGAATTCGATGATGTCACTTTTGCCATTCTGAAGCACAACAATGCTTGTGGCCTGGCTTCCCGTCCCACCGTTCTGGAAGCATGGAAAGATGCCCTTGCCGGTGACCCGGTATCTGCTTTTGGAGGTGTGCTCATCACCAATGCGGTGATTGACAAGGCTGTTGCCGAAGAAATCAATAAGATTTTCTTTGAAGTGATTATCGCTCCCGATTATGACGTGGATGCGTTGGAAATCCTCGGCCAGAAGAAGAACCGGATTATCCTTGTGCGTAAACAGACGGCTCTGCCCAAGAAGCAGTTCCGCTCTTTGTTGAACGGTGTGCTGGTGCAGGACCGTGATCTGAAGGTAGAAACGCATGACGATTTGAAGACGGTTACCGCAAAGACGCCCACCGCTCAAGAAACGGAAGATATGCTTTTTGCGAATAAGATTGTGAAAAACAGTAAGTCGAACGCTATTGTGTTGGCTAAAGGCAAGCAGTTGCTGGCAAGCGGTGTGGGGCAGACCAGCCGTGTGGATGCGTTGAAGCAGGCCATCGAGAAAGCCAAGACTTTCGGGTTCGACCTGCATGGTGCCGTCATGGCAAGCGATGCTTTCTTCCCCTTCCCCGACTGTGTGGAAATAGCGGGCAACGAAGGAGTGACGGCCGTTATTCAGCCGGGTGGAAGCATCAAGGACGAACTGTCGTTTGAATATTGCAATGAACATGGCATTGCAATGGTCATTACAGGCTTCCGTCATTTTAAACACTAA
- a CDS encoding rod shape-determining protein, giving the protein MGLFSFTQEIAMDLGTANTIITTNGKIVVDEPSVVALDRRTDKMIAVGDKAKMMHEKTHENIRTIRPLRDGVIADFYACEQMIRGLIKMVNNRNRLFSPSLRMVIGVPSGSTEVELRAVRDSAEHAGGRDVYLIFEPMAAAIGIGIDVEAPEGNMIVDIGGGSTEIAVISLGGIVANNSIRIAGDDLTADIQEYMSRQHNVRVSERMAERIKINVGAALTDLGEDAPEDYIVHGPNRITALPMEVPVCYQEVAHCLEKSISKIETAILNALENTPPELYADIVHNGIYLAGGGALLRGLDKRLTDKINIPFHIAEDPLHAVAKGTGIALKNVERFSFLMR; this is encoded by the coding sequence ATGGGATTATTCTCTTTTACTCAAGAAATAGCGATGGACCTTGGCACAGCCAATACCATCATCACCACGAATGGTAAGATTGTGGTGGATGAACCTTCGGTAGTGGCATTGGACCGTCGAACCGATAAGATGATTGCCGTGGGCGACAAGGCAAAGATGATGCACGAAAAGACCCACGAAAACATACGCACCATCCGTCCGCTTCGCGACGGTGTGATTGCGGATTTCTATGCTTGCGAACAGATGATTCGCGGACTCATCAAGATGGTGAATAACCGCAACCGCTTGTTCTCTCCTTCACTACGCATGGTCATCGGCGTTCCTTCGGGAAGTACCGAAGTGGAACTGCGTGCCGTGCGCGACTCTGCCGAGCATGCCGGCGGACGTGACGTTTACCTGATTTTCGAACCGATGGCTGCCGCTATCGGTATCGGTATCGACGTGGAGGCACCCGAAGGAAACATGATTGTGGATATAGGCGGAGGTTCTACGGAGATTGCCGTAATCTCATTGGGAGGTATCGTGGCCAATAACTCCATCCGTATTGCCGGTGATGATCTTACCGCCGATATTCAGGAGTACATGAGCCGTCAGCACAACGTGAGGGTCAGCGAACGTATGGCCGAGCGTATCAAAATAAACGTGGGTGCCGCACTGACCGATTTGGGTGAGGATGCACCAGAAGATTATATCGTTCATGGGCCGAACCGTATCACGGCATTGCCGATGGAGGTGCCCGTGTGCTATCAGGAAGTGGCGCATTGTCTGGAGAAGTCCATCTCCAAAATTGAGACTGCCATTCTGAATGCATTGGAGAATACTCCTCCCGAACTTTATGCCGATATTGTACACAACGGCATTTATCTGGCCGGTGGAGGCGCTTTGCTTCGCGGATTGGACAAACGTCTGACGGATAAAATAAACATCCCGTTCCATATTGCCGAAGACCCTCTGCACGCAGTGGCCAAAGGTACGGGCATAGCGTTGAAGAATGTTGAGCGCTTCTCGTTCTTGATGAGATGA
- the mreC gene encoding rod shape-determining protein MreC yields MRNLLNFLIKYNYWFLFLLLEVTSFILLFRFNRYQQSVYFTSANSVAGKIYELSGGITSYFHLKSVNEDLLDRNMWLEQRVSFLENTLREKGLDSVKLYSMARLAPAEYRIFKANVIKNSLNKADNYITLSRGTLDGIAPEMGVVDANGVVGIVYKTSPHYSLVIPLLNSKSSISCKIVSSDYFGYLKWEGGDSRFAYLKDLPRHAEFNLGDTVVTSGYSTVFPEGIVVGTVDDMSDSHDGLSYLLKIKLATDFGKVSNVRVISRSGQEEQKALEEEKEMK; encoded by the coding sequence ATGCGGAATCTACTGAACTTTCTTATTAAATACAATTACTGGTTCCTCTTTCTGTTGTTAGAGGTGACCAGTTTTATTTTATTGTTTCGCTTCAACCGCTACCAGCAGAGTGTGTATTTCACCTCTGCCAATAGTGTGGCGGGAAAGATTTACGAACTATCGGGAGGCATCACTTCCTATTTTCATTTGAAGTCGGTCAACGAAGACCTGCTCGACCGCAACATGTGGTTAGAGCAGCGTGTCTCTTTTCTGGAGAATACGTTGAGAGAGAAAGGACTCGATTCCGTGAAACTTTATAGCATGGCTCGGCTGGCTCCTGCCGAATACCGTATTTTCAAAGCGAACGTTATAAAGAACAGCCTGAATAAGGCCGATAACTACATTACCTTGAGCCGTGGAACGCTGGATGGCATTGCCCCTGAAATGGGAGTGGTGGATGCCAATGGGGTAGTGGGTATCGTTTATAAGACGTCTCCCCATTATTCGCTGGTGATTCCGTTGCTGAACAGTAAGTCCAGTATCAGCTGTAAGATTGTGAGCAGTGACTATTTCGGCTATCTGAAGTGGGAGGGAGGGGATTCCCGTTTTGCTTACCTGAAAGATTTGCCTCGCCACGCAGAATTCAATTTGGGCGATACGGTAGTGACCAGCGGTTATTCGACAGTATTTCCCGAGGGTATTGTAGTGGGCACGGTGGATGATATGTCCGATTCCCACGACGGGCTTTCTTATCTGTTGAAGATAAAGTTGGCAACCGACTTCGGAAAAGTGAGCAATGTGCGTGTCATATCCCGTAGTGGGCAGGAAGAACAAAAGGCATTGGAAGAGGAGAAGGAGATGAAGTAA
- the mreD gene encoding rod shape-determining protein MreD translates to MVISYLYKIGWFIGLVLLQVLILNNVHIMGYATPFLYIYLILKFESDASRNELMLWAFFLGLTVDVFSDTPGMNAAASVLLAFLRPIVFRLFVPRDTLDGIVPAVHTMGISPFLKYLVVGVFVHHGMLLVVEFFSLAYIGTLLVRIAVSTILTVGCIMAVEGIRRQALA, encoded by the coding sequence ATGGTGATCAGTTATTTATATAAAATAGGATGGTTTATCGGCTTGGTTTTATTGCAGGTGCTGATATTGAATAATGTGCATATCATGGGATATGCCACACCGTTTCTATACATTTATTTAATATTGAAATTCGAGTCAGATGCTTCTCGCAATGAGTTGATGTTGTGGGCGTTCTTTCTGGGGTTGACCGTGGATGTCTTTTCCGATACGCCGGGGATGAATGCGGCGGCTTCGGTATTGTTGGCTTTCTTGCGTCCTATAGTCTTTCGTCTGTTCGTTCCTCGTGATACGTTGGATGGTATTGTGCCTGCTGTGCATACAATGGGTATTTCGCCTTTCTTGAAATATTTGGTTGTCGGTGTGTTTGTGCACCACGGAATGTTGCTTGTTGTTGAATTCTTTTCTTTGGCTTATATTGGTACGTTGTTGGTGAGAATTGCGGTAAGTACAATTCTTACGGTGGGTTGCATTATGGCGGTGGAGGGGATTAGACGTCAGGCATTAGCATAG
- the mrdA gene encoding penicillin-binding protein 2: MKDYVLEKRKYVIGAVAVAIVLIYVFRLFDLQIMTDAYKRNADSNAFLNKIQYPSRGAIYDRNGKLLVFNQPAYDITFIPREVTSLDTLDLCRALNITLEQFEKRMKDVRNRWMNPGYSKYTHQVFMTQLSAEESGVFQEKLFKFRGFYIQRRTIRQYTYNSAGHALGDIGEVSKKDIEKDDYYIRGDYIGKQGIEKSYEKYLRGEKGVEILLRDAHGRIQGHYMDGKLDRPSVPGKNLTLGIDIDLQMLGERLLQHKIGAIVAIEPSTGEILCLVSSPSFDPHLMIGRQRGKNHSLLQTDKRKPLLNRAIMGTYPPGSTFKTAQALTFLQEKIIHEDYPAYPCSHGFNYGNLRVGCHAHGSPLPLIPAIATSCNSYFCWGLFRMFSDKKYGSPQNAITVWKDHMVSQGFGYRLEVDLPGEQRGLIPNAKFYDRAYQGSWNGLTVISISIGQGEILTTPLQIANLAATIANRGHYITPHIVKEIQGSELDSLYRFPHYPTIDRQHYEEVVKGMRAAVTGSTGSATCRMVGSILPSVEACGKTGTAQNRGKDHSVFMGFAPMNNPKIAIAVYVENGGFGAVYGVPIGAMMMDQYLHGKLSPANEALAEEFSNRVILYGDEER, from the coding sequence ATGAAAGATTATGTATTGGAGAAACGGAAGTATGTGATAGGGGCGGTGGCTGTTGCTATCGTCCTCATCTATGTGTTCCGCTTGTTTGACTTGCAAATCATGACGGATGCTTACAAGAGAAATGCGGACAGCAACGCTTTTCTGAATAAGATACAATATCCTTCCCGGGGAGCAATCTACGACCGCAACGGAAAGTTGCTGGTGTTCAATCAGCCTGCCTATGACATTACGTTTATTCCTCGTGAGGTGACCAGTCTAGACACGCTTGACCTTTGCCGGGCGTTGAACATTACGCTTGAGCAATTTGAAAAGCGCATGAAGGATGTCAGAAATCGTTGGATGAATCCCGGCTACTCCAAATATACGCATCAGGTGTTCATGACCCAGCTTTCTGCCGAAGAAAGTGGGGTGTTTCAGGAGAAGTTGTTCAAGTTTCGCGGTTTTTATATCCAGAGGCGTACCATCAGGCAATATACGTATAATTCTGCCGGTCATGCGCTGGGCGACATCGGAGAGGTGTCTAAAAAAGACATTGAGAAGGATGATTATTATATTCGTGGCGACTACATCGGCAAACAAGGCATCGAGAAATCTTACGAGAAATACCTGCGGGGTGAGAAAGGTGTGGAAATTCTGCTTCGCGATGCGCATGGGCGTATTCAAGGACATTATATGGACGGGAAACTGGACCGTCCGTCCGTGCCCGGAAAGAATCTGACATTGGGTATAGACATTGATTTGCAGATGTTGGGAGAGCGTTTGTTGCAGCATAAAATAGGGGCGATTGTGGCCATTGAACCATCCACCGGGGAAATTCTCTGTTTGGTTTCTTCCCCCTCTTTCGATCCTCATTTGATGATTGGTCGCCAGCGGGGGAAAAATCATAGCCTATTGCAAACGGATAAGCGGAAACCCCTATTGAACCGTGCTATCATGGGAACTTATCCGCCAGGCTCCACCTTCAAGACGGCTCAGGCCCTGACTTTCCTGCAAGAGAAGATTATCCATGAAGACTATCCCGCTTATCCTTGCTCCCACGGTTTCAATTACGGCAATCTTCGTGTGGGCTGCCATGCCCACGGCTCTCCCTTGCCTTTGATTCCCGCTATTGCCACTTCCTGCAATTCTTATTTCTGTTGGGGATTGTTTCGCATGTTCAGCGACAAGAAGTACGGATCGCCACAAAATGCCATCACAGTATGGAAAGATCATATGGTGTCTCAAGGGTTCGGCTATCGGTTGGAAGTAGATCTTCCCGGAGAGCAGCGTGGTTTGATTCCGAATGCCAAGTTCTACGACAGAGCCTATCAGGGCTCATGGAATGGGTTGACGGTTATTAGTATATCAATCGGACAGGGAGAAATACTCACTACTCCGTTGCAGATAGCCAACCTTGCTGCAACCATTGCCAATCGCGGGCATTACATCACTCCACATATCGTAAAAGAGATACAAGGCAGTGAGCTTGACAGCCTCTACCGCTTTCCGCATTATCCCACTATCGACCGCCAGCATTATGAAGAGGTGGTAAAAGGGATGCGTGCGGCCGTCACCGGAAGTACGGGAAGTGCCACATGTCGCATGGTGGGTTCTATCTTGCCGAGCGTGGAAGCTTGCGGCAAGACCGGTACGGCACAGAATCGAGGGAAAGACCACTCGGTCTTCATGGGTTTTGCTCCCATGAACAATCCTAAGATAGCTATTGCTGTTTATGTCGAAAACGGAGGTTTTGGTGCAGTCTATGGCGTGCCTATCGGTGCCATGATGATGGATCAATATCTGCATGGAAAACTTTCTCCGGCCAATGAAGCATTGGCCGAAGAATTCAGTAATCGGGTTATTTTGTATGGTGACGAGGAGAGATAG
- the rodA gene encoding rod shape-determining protein RodA, with protein sequence MVTRRDSIWKSLDWVTIAVYLILIVFGWFSVCGASYDYGDRDFLDFSTRTGKQFVWIICSFGLGFVLLMLDDSLYDMFSYLIYIGLMSLLLVTIFIAPDTKGSRSWLILGPVSLQPAEFAKFATALALAKYMSAYSYTMKNWKNACMQAFLILLPMSLIIMQRETGSALVYSAFFLMLYREGMPGGVLFVGFCAIVYFVVGIRFDAVMMGETHTPVGEFAVLLMVLLSAVAMVWVYEKRGKLVRNMLAGSLGMLLVAYLFSEYVMHFNLVWVQWALCALLIGYLIFLSLEQRRLSYFLIGLFALGSIGFLYSCDYFFNRVLEPHQQMRIKVVLGMEEDLTGAGYNVNQSKIAIGSGGLTGKGFLNGTQTKLKYVPEQDTDFIFCTVGEEEGFVGSAVVLLLFLILILRLITLSERQPTVFGRVYGYSVLSIFLFHLFINIGMVLGLTPVIGIPLPFFSYGGSSLWGFTILLFIFLRIDAGRNRRL encoded by the coding sequence ATGGTGACGAGGAGAGATAGCATATGGAAATCATTAGATTGGGTGACGATTGCCGTCTACTTGATACTGATTGTGTTCGGTTGGTTCAGTGTCTGCGGAGCGAGTTATGATTATGGCGATCGCGACTTCCTGGATTTCTCTACCCGTACCGGCAAGCAGTTCGTCTGGATTATCTGTTCATTCGGTTTGGGATTTGTGCTTTTGATGCTGGACGATTCTCTTTATGACATGTTCTCATACCTTATATATATAGGGCTGATGTCCTTGTTGTTGGTCACAATATTCATCGCTCCCGACACGAAGGGTTCCCGCTCATGGCTCATCCTGGGACCGGTGAGCCTGCAACCGGCTGAGTTTGCCAAGTTTGCTACGGCATTGGCGCTTGCCAAGTACATGAGTGCCTACTCCTATACGATGAAGAATTGGAAGAATGCCTGTATGCAGGCTTTCCTCATTCTGCTACCCATGTCACTCATTATTATGCAGCGCGAGACGGGTTCTGCGCTGGTTTATTCGGCTTTTTTCCTTATGCTCTATCGAGAAGGCATGCCGGGCGGAGTGCTTTTTGTGGGATTTTGTGCTATTGTTTACTTCGTGGTAGGAATTCGTTTCGATGCGGTAATGATGGGTGAGACGCATACTCCGGTTGGAGAGTTTGCAGTGCTGCTGATGGTGCTGCTGTCAGCAGTCGCCATGGTGTGGGTGTACGAGAAGAGGGGGAAGCTTGTGCGTAATATGCTGGCAGGTTCATTGGGCATGCTTCTTGTCGCTTATCTGTTTTCGGAGTATGTCATGCATTTCAATCTGGTGTGGGTGCAGTGGGCACTTTGTGCGCTACTTATCGGCTATCTCATCTTCTTGTCGTTGGAACAGCGGCGTCTGTCTTATTTTTTGATAGGTTTGTTTGCACTTGGATCCATCGGTTTTCTGTATTCTTGCGACTATTTCTTTAATAGGGTATTGGAGCCGCATCAGCAGATGCGTATCAAGGTGGTGCTTGGCATGGAGGAAGATTTGACGGGAGCCGGTTATAATGTGAATCAGTCGAAGATAGCCATTGGTTCCGGCGGACTGACCGGCAAAGGCTTCTTGAACGGAACGCAGACCAAGCTGAAATACGTGCCTGAGCAGGATACGGACTTCATCTTCTGTACGGTGGGCGAGGAAGAGGGATTTGTAGGCTCTGCGGTGGTGTTGCTCTTGTTCCTTATCTTGATATTGCGGCTGATAACACTTTCCGAGCGGCAACCGACAGTGTTCGGACGCGTATACGGCTATTCAGTGCTTAGCATATTCTTGTTCCATCTGTTCATCAATATCGGTATGGTGTTGGGGCTCACTCCGGTCATAGGTATTCCGTTGCCTTTCTTCAGCTACGGCGGTTCTTCCCTTTGGGGATTCACCATCTTGTTGTTCATCTTTCTGCGTATTGATGCGGGACGTAACCGAAGACTTTAG
- a CDS encoding gliding motility lipoprotein GldH: MTNQLKHKNFYLKGIVFLFVASLWTACDKQTVYHVFQSIPIEGWQRKDTLLFKAKVTDSLMFYKLSVEIRNRNDYPYQNLNLSICYTSPDSVVFPIDTLQLTLAGKDGLWKGNGLGGVYLTTFAAGTIRIGKPGTYLFKIAHTLPDNLLPGINDVGIRLWR; encoded by the coding sequence ATGACAAACCAACTCAAGCATAAGAACTTCTACCTGAAGGGTATTGTATTTTTGTTTGTTGCAAGCCTATGGACAGCTTGCGACAAACAAACGGTGTATCACGTATTCCAATCTATCCCCATAGAGGGTTGGCAACGCAAAGACACGCTTTTGTTCAAAGCAAAAGTCACGGATTCACTCATGTTCTACAAGCTTTCCGTAGAAATACGCAACCGTAACGACTATCCATATCAGAACCTCAACCTATCCATCTGCTACACATCTCCAGACAGTGTCGTATTCCCCATAGACACCTTGCAACTTACTTTAGCCGGCAAAGACGGTTTGTGGAAAGGTAACGGATTGGGAGGAGTTTACCTGACCACATTTGCGGCAGGCACCATCCGCATCGGGAAGCCCGGTACTTATCTCTTCAAGATAGCTCATACACTGCCCGACAACCTTCTTCCAGGCATCAACGACGTGGGCATCAGGCTATGGAGATAG